Proteins encoded together in one Streptomyces sp. NBC_01408 window:
- a CDS encoding TetR/AcrR family transcriptional regulator: protein MPRRSAALDRATPGAIAVAALRILDEEGPQSLSFRALADRLDVSHATVQRRCTDLAGLLDLCTEHLAAQLPEVPAGTDWAEATELRFTALYRLLTAHPGLLVLRGGRPWLGRQLLARLVEPALADSVAAGMTAAEAMTVYRRMYLLTLGSAAFVDHRDPAAATEASRAALAALDPQRFPVLSGGLADVLPPLTDHEVYYGALRQLIEAARPAA from the coding sequence ATGCCAAGGAGATCAGCCGCCCTCGACCGTGCGACGCCCGGTGCGATCGCCGTCGCCGCCCTGCGGATCCTCGACGAGGAAGGGCCGCAGAGCCTGAGCTTCCGCGCCCTCGCCGACCGGCTCGACGTCTCCCACGCCACCGTCCAGCGCCGCTGCACCGACCTCGCCGGACTGCTGGACCTGTGCACCGAGCACCTCGCCGCACAACTGCCCGAGGTCCCCGCCGGGACGGACTGGGCCGAGGCCACCGAGCTGCGCTTCACCGCCCTCTACCGGCTCCTCACCGCCCACCCCGGGCTGCTGGTGCTGCGCGGCGGACGGCCCTGGCTGGGGCGGCAGCTGCTGGCCCGGCTCGTGGAGCCCGCCCTCGCCGACAGCGTGGCCGCCGGCATGACCGCCGCCGAGGCGATGACCGTCTACCGCCGCATGTACCTGCTCACCCTGGGCAGCGCGGCCTTCGTGGACCACCGGGACCCCGCCGCGGCCACCGAGGCCTCCCGTGCGGCCCTCGCCGCGCTCGACCCGCAGCGGTTCCCCGTGCTCTCGGGCGGGCTGGCCGACGTACTGCCCCCGCTGACCGACCACGAGGTGTACTACGGCGCGCTGCGCCAGCTCATCGAGGCCGCCCGGCCCGCCGCCTGA